CACAGTAAAGTTGTCTGCATAaatgctattatatatatataaagttgtaGGAAGAAGTGTTTTCAACTTTCATTGAACATCCAAATGCCCCCAACcccaataatattattaatatatttataaatttaagactCATCATCTTTGGCCCCAATGCACTTCGATCGGGATCTGAGTACCACGACTACTAATTATTGGCTTCGATTTGCTCAACAAATCTCATCCATTTGAAACTAAGATTAATATATTTACATCACTTGAAACTTTGAGATGACTGTTGCttaagctttatatatatatatataaatataaaactcGCCATGGTGTCAATCTGAAAGATCATAATTAATAATGGCATCTATAAACATGTCTTAAACTAGGTTAATTAATATAATGAATACGACAGTGAAGTGTTTGTATTATATAAGGTGGCCATCTTAGTTACTTAAGAGCTCTTACCCTGCATGacataaaatattaaggatCCTGTTCCTACGTACTCTTCTATTGGCTGCAACATTAAATTATCTGAACATGGTGGCGTTTGGTACGTAATAGAAGTCAATGCATACAAATTTTATGATGTCAAGGACTTTGATACATGCTAAGGAGCAGTTAACCCCTCATGTGTTTAACCCTAAGTTAGAAAATTAGAGGAGCCACCTCTTGGAGATATTTAGGTATTGTAGTTAATTTAGAGAtctcaaatatatattaactggttaattccttaatttgtttgatttatacaaaattttaacagaGCGGTCTTATTCATGTCTTGAAGTTTTAACAGTCAAGATAATAcgtaattaaaagagagttaatgctatatactatacTCTCATCTCACCCTCATTAATTTTATTGAGCAAATGCGACGGTGCTCATTAACTCATGGATTagtctttaattaaaaaaaaaaaaaatctaaaaattgatGGGCACTACTACATTAACcgaataaaaaataagagcaggtgtaatatataatatttctccACCAAAATTGAGAGAAGACTATAACAGGCcaattttgatttattatttattatttattttttttaaaaaaaaaaggagagagagagaagactaGAAGAGGGAAGAAGGGGTCAACAAACATGTCTTTGCACTACTTTTCATtgaaataattatatatatatatatagacctaAAGTTTAATCAATATGACTCCCATTTTCCAAGACGTCCGCAAAGGCAAGTTGAACTTCTGGCACTTCCATATATTACtaattactcttaattaaatgataattaattacaCAAAATTAtatgtggagagagagagagagaaggtttATGGGAGTTATGGTGGTCCAATTGCATTACATAATGAAAATCGTTATTGTTTAACTCTTCCTAGTCGACGTTGCTACAAGAGACTTTTAAAGCCAAATTGAGGTTATTTAATTGAGATGAGGTCAATAGTATGGATTATTAGTCATTGAAATTAGCATTTGAATATGAGATATGGggttgtatatgtatatatatccgTTTCATTGTCTGAGCAGGTGGACGCAATtataactttcatttttttattagagttgaaaaaggaagagagaaatagGAGGGCTGCTACGAAAGAGACCCAACTGAATAGTTTATGGTATCGGCCATTTAATTTACTTGGTAAAATTAACTGGAGTGTTGGTTCATTTGATAATGAGcgtttcttcttttgctttagCTGGATTTTGGTTCATTACTTGGTCCAACTCTTAGAtcttagggttaaatacttttttttagtaCTCATGATTTGCCTCGGTATCATATAATTGTCTCAGCTTACAAAAGAACCACAAGTGGTAGATATTCGTTGGTCCCTTCTTCAATGTTCCGTTCAAACACTTCACGGCTTGCCACATCAAATTAGTGCCCGAGAAGTGTCCCCCTTGCCACATTATTCTGCCATGTTAgaattattattactattattactttttaaaaatacaacAGGGGAGGCAAGGATATTTCCGCCATAGTGGGAGGGCTGCGCACCGGGGGGAAAATCTCCTCCGAGACCCATTGCAAGGGAGATCCCGCCCTTGGTGGGTGGCGGAGGGATCTCCCCCATGGATGGTAGGCAAGGGATCTCCACCGCCTACCTTGCTTTGTTTTGCTTAAaatatacatttaaaaaaaaaatttaaaaataatgctGACATAACAGAATAATGTGGcataagggacacatgtcaagCTTTAATAGGCCTTGATGTGACAGACTGTTAAGTTTTTGAACGGAACATGCATGGAGAAACCAATTGCATTTATAAGAAGTTTACAAATATCATTTGTGATACTTTTGTAAACTAGAGTGACCGTTTAATATTGAGACAAACCACAGCTACTAAAATAGATATTTAACTCTAGTTTTTATTGCAAAGCTCATTCAACTTTTCAGTTTTCCCTAGAAGCTTGCTCCAAGTCCTATTTATGAGGCTTCAaggacccaaaaaaagaaaaaaaaaaggacaattgGAAACCGTAGTAAGCTAGGAAAACATAGAATTCCAATTTCCAAGGGAACGTGcacaataaaatgaaaattacaatATGACTAatatagtttatttatttattttttgtttgggggGGTGTTTTTGGTTCAGAAATTATAGTAGATTGCCATAGACAAAGTATATGACCCATTTGAGAAATGGGCTTCAGCACATGACCCACAAATCATTGATTGGGCCTGGGAAGAGGGGCTCCACTTAGAAAAGACCGAAACAATGTGAGGGCCTGTGAAGGAGATGTGAAAGGGACCTCATGGGCCGCACCCCTAACAACTGCGTATGTGAGATACGTCACATTCTTCCCGTCTTTTAGGCCCCCAAATGATTGAGACCATCCAGCCACCTGCAGTGCcacttcaattttcaattttcacagaattaaaaaagaaaaaatttacaattttcacAAAATCTGTGACTGTGACTGTACATGACTCCAAAGGGCTTGCCTTCGGTCAGTGAAATCGAGCCCTAGCGGGATGAGCCGGTTCCATAATTCTTTTAATAGTCTTATAGTTAATGGGCTTTAATCCATTTTCCCATCTGACAAACAGAAGATTGAAAAGAAGGATTGAGAGAATCTTGTGCATACCTGCTGCTTATCGTACCAAGTACCGTATTTTGTAAGAGGGACTAGCGACAAATCCTTGGCTAGATTGTTAGCAATTATTCTTGTTTGCGTGAGAGGAATTTTTGAATCTTGGTCACCACTGTTTGATGCAAAAAGAAGCACATAAATTTCCCAGTCAAAATGTCAAGTGGATATATATGGTAAATAGCTCATGAATTAGCTGCTGCTaccttaaaatttaataaataaataaggatttTTAAAACCTGTAGAGCATGATAGGAATGCCCGCCTTAATAAGGTCCGAGACGAGGGGTATGAGGTCCATGTCCAAGTTATCTTCTTGATATATAAGACGCCTGCAAAAAAACTGAGTTTTATCCGATTCATGTAGAAAGCAGCTTTGCACGGTGTCTTGAAAATCTCTTATACAATATGATATGGCGTAATGCATCATGTCTACAATCCTAGCGATTTTCAACCCAGATACtcctattattaaaaaagaaaaagaagagagagaccCTTTACAGAAATCCCAATGGAAGGGGAGGTGAGTTGTGTTGGCATGAATTGCCTTCTGAACTTTAGGCCTATTTAGATAGGTGAATATCCTTCCTTCAAGGCATGGGTCGCCGCTACTTCCCCTTCTGGGAACCTGTCCGTCGGTGTATACCGCAGCAAAGGCTGCATGAATTTTGGCGTGCTTCCCCTTGGGCATAAATTGTTCCGCCGCCGACGTTGATGATGACAAGCATTGTGGTAGAAGGAGGTCATCAGGTTCAACTTCTTGGCTAATTTCCTCTGAAACTCTGTTGAACACGTCATTGCATCCTTGAGACATATGGTCGTGGACGTATTCACGAAGATATTTTGAGTCATTGCAGACCGTCTTCTCCAACATCAGTGTTTGGTCAGATATTGCTCCGCGCGACCACAAGTAGTCTCCGGCCAACACGCTTATTTCCAGGTCCAAAAGTGGATTTCCAAGCTACAAATATCATtgttaaatgtaaaaaaaatcaagtaccAAGTATCACTAGCTATCAACTACCAAAAAGACAATAACAAATCAGCGCGCAGCAAGGAAAACTCTTGAGTACTAAGCAATGGAAGCCTCTAGAAAACAATGACATGCAATTAAAAATGATGATAAATGATGACGAAATTAAGTAGACAAGTTACGTGCTTGTCTAGAAATGGGCACGCATTACTCTAacaaaatattgatattttgtatttatagagAATATGTTGGAATTCGTTTTTGGCTAAGCCGTTGTAGATGCTTGTGGTATTTTTAACTAAACTTGatttaagaaatttatttcTAGTTCATTTTCAATAATTCTAGAAACATAGCTAAAGCTAAATAGTTTGTCTTTTGATATTCTCGTAGGTTACTAAGTTGAAGATCagtttgtcttttatttttcttcaccTGGGAGTTACATACATAGAATTTacggaaaattacagtttaccttcCTAAAGTTGACatcgtttttcaattcgaacaccaaagtttcaatttttgcaatccacccaccccaaagtttcaaatttttataatttgaccaattgtatccaaaactttctgtattgcccttattttttattttttttattttttataaaaaaaaaattttaaaaaaaatccgggccatctagccatttttgcacccccaaatttatttatttataataaaaaaataaaaaataggggcaatatgggaattttgggataatattggtcgaattgaaaaaatttggaactttgtggggtggattgcaaaaatgaaaactttagtgttcaaattgaaaaacgctgtcaccTTTGAtgggataaactgtaatttttcctagaATTTATCATCCATATGAGTTATTTgggatttgtttttcttgtggGAGTTATATATGACGCAAATGAGtaactttacttttttgtttttttttttcctgagcaggTATTCTAATTAATCATTAATCTTAAGTgcgtgaaataaaaataataatttagtgtTTTTAATCCTGCTTTTCACTTATCTTCTCTAGATTTAATGAGTGTTTTAGTCCTCTTAGTTTCAACAAGTTGTTGATCATTACAGCAATGGCTTTCAGCTTGATTGGTTTGATATTGGGATTCTTGTTGTAATCCATCAACAAGGCAGCAAGCTGTGGGATGTAGTGGCCTGCAACCAAAGACGTTATGGTCACAAAAAGTTTGAGTTTTAATGATCGTCTAGAAATCCATAAGCTGAATTTAAAGAACTTGTATAAAGTAATAAGGTTTTAAtcatgtttttcattttcagtCCTCAAAAACATGAATTAGACGCTTAATTATAATTAGCTAATTACCTGCATAGCTTTCACCGGTTAAAAACAAGTCAGAGTCTTTGTAGTTCGGGAATTCTTCCAGCCAGTTTATAATAAATCTCAAATTATCTTGGGCTGcaaccaaaaagagaaaaacaaaaagaaaaagaaatcatgtgTTGAAAAGCTGAGAAATATTACCAAGTGCAGAAGAACATAGAAGCACCGACAGTAGTCATGAAATGCATATATACCAGTCTGCGTGTCGTTCCACAAGTAATCTGAGCTCGTGTTAGAGTAGGAAAATCCAACCCCAATAGGTGACTCAACATATAACATGTTTGATTCTGTCCAAATATTTCATTAATATGGAGAGTCTGTTTAGCAAACATTAatttttccacaaaaataaagacATTACAAAACACATTTACCCAAGTTCCATGAATATTCATTCTTGACAAGAGTTCCATTGATGTCTCCTGGTTGGAAGGGACCATGTTCCATGAATGCGCCAAAACCAAGCGAAGAACAACCAGGGCCTAGCTAGCATCATTAAATTTGATCAAACAGTACTAAACAAAGTAGGAAGATGAAGTGACATGCATATATAGAGCAAGAAAGATAATCAATCTTGATGTCAATTACCTCCATTGAGCCACAAAGTCAGGGGACGTGAAAGTGGGTCAGCTGATTCTGCTTCGATGAAGTAGTAGAATAGAGCTCGGCCATGCTGAGCATCTGTGATAATGTAACCAGAATACTGTTTAAAAGAAACATTGGTGGTCTGCCCTGGGAGGGCCGTTATCACCTCTGCAGAACACTTTGAATGGAAGAATAATATCAACGCAAAGAACCAGAAAGCCATTAAGAGAGACAGGGACAgacaaagagaagagaaattGGTGTTATGGATTCATGGTGCATTTaactagcatatatatatatatatatatatatatatatatatatatatatatataacattgttATCAGCGGATAATTATGAACTTCTATGGTTTGGTCAAACAAGGTTTCTAGCTGATACTTGTATTTGTTTCCTAGTCTGCCCATGTAGGTGCCACCGAGACATTTGTCTAATCTTTGTCTATATATGATAATGCTTTTAGATACAAATTGTAATACTAAATGCCAATGGAAGTCTCAATCATTATTTGGTGTCCATTTAAATGTGTGCAACTTGGCTCAAATAGTGATTTCCATTGTGCGTATGCAATACATGGAATTTACTTCTAATATTAGAACCATTTATTtcatgatcaatcacaagcctcTACCTTCACCGTAACATTGTCAATGTTACTCTTATCactacaccaccaccatcaccacTAGGGGTGACCAATCACCTCTTTAGCTGTTTTAATTATGAGTAGTGAACCATTTTAGTGGCCTAAGGGGGTGGTTTGAACACCTTCAACTGGCCTTGAGAGGTGGCCTAACCATTTTTGTGGCCAAATGGTTCAGTTATCACCAAAGACCAATTTTGTGGGTGAAGGGTTCAAGATCTGGAGACTGAGGCGGTTTATGAATTCTGGGGGCCTCAAGTATACGACAAAACTATAAATTGTTAGTGAAAAGCTGAATAGGCTAATTGGGGGTGATCGAACCACCTCTTTGGCCACTGGTGGTGGTTCTCCGTTCTCTATCACTCCCCTCATTGTCCCTCCATGTGTGAGTTCCTTGTTTCCCAATACCTCTCATCCTCCACTCTCCTCTCCTCTtacctcttcctcctcctcactTCCCCCATCTATGACCACACTAACCATAGCAGTGCACACCAATTATATATGTGCCTCTGGATTCCTTCTATATGAAAGtcaatcatatcatcaacatcgGCCCACTCGATCCCAATGGTGGTGGCCATTTGGTAGGGGTAGTGGCGATAAGGccgtagaaaaaaaaaatgttaaaaatttttaatttggcgTATGATATAGCGAAATCTTAactattcatttaaaatgaatggctCAAATTAAAGCTATTGAACCCGTGCATTATTCTAAGTATTGCACGGGATCTCAATTCATGAATTTCCATActcatatcatttaaaaaataaaaaaaataaaaaaagaaggaaagaattTTCATGTTATCTTGAGGGTTAAGTTCTTCGACAACCATAACTTCCTATTTAAGCCGAAATATCAAGGTTGAATTACATTACAGATTCAGCACCAGCTGGGAACAGTCTCAAATTACAGTTACACAAATCGGCTTTCACAAGTATAGAAATTTACCGTGCGTAAGGAGTAGCATCATTCACCTATGAAACATCAATATATTATGGATATCCCAACTGGCAACTATACTAAATTACTACATATAGTTTCAAGCACACCTAAATCCTACTCTGGCCGAATGAATATTTTCTTATCAACTGTGAAAGTTTATGAGATTGAACACCTAGTTATTCGTTTCTCCAAGGCACGTCAACTCGTCCCAACAATCTCTCCACTGTAATCGCTCGTCAAATTGCATGGAAATGAGGTCAAAGAAAGCTACATGAGACGCCATTTTACTTCCAATCTTCTCCaaataaaacaaacatttcaTTTGATGGAAAAGAAATGTACAAGACATCCCCGGCCTCATCAGATGAACACGACAGAACAGAGTTTTGAGATATGACATGACAAAATAGGTGACCACCCCTGTCGAATGTCCATGGTCGATGCTAAAAGCCTACAAGAACCTTTGGTCTCCCAACGAAAGCCCCTCTCAAAAAGTTTGTGTCCTAAAAGTACCCATCAAGCATGCGACTTTTTCCATTTAGGTACCTTCCTTAGCTACCGTGACTATACCGCAATTTACACGTAATATTTTCGCTGTGGAACTAGCAGATAGATTGTcctcagaaagaagaaatggaGGACCCATTATAAAGATGATGCTGACAATTAACCAATGGACTTTCATACTCATTTCCGATGAACTTCTCTATGTTGTTTTTTGTTCAGAGTATGTACATAAAACTCtgtagagagaaaaaaaagcaCCTTGTGAGTTGTGCCTCATGTcccacagaaaaaaaaaaaaaaaaaaaaaaaaaacgaaagtagctgaagaaaaaaacaacaacaacaagataCACAtccgaaaaaaacaaaataaaaaaaaaaaaaaaaaaagtttgggtgCTGCATGGACTGGGCATCAGTAGTTGCCAGCACGGGCGGGAATATGATGTAGATGGGTGAGATCACTACTGTCCAATCTTTGGTCCTGCGTACTTTGCTCCAACTACAGCCAAGTCCTCAGCTGTAATCTCCCTCTCTTGAAGCCACGCATAATCTTTCCTCTCCTCTTCCGGCACTGATACCCCatcaactaaaattttcaaatagaaaaagataatCAAGATTCCCATATCAAGTAAAAGGCATTCCTCCATTTaagtaacaaagaaaaattatggcGAAGTGGGACATGAAGAAGCAATTAATGCGGTACCCGAGAAACTGGTGAATGGAAATTCAAGGTAATATGTGCAGTGCCGGCCATTAGGATCAGAATATGGAGGGCCAAGCACATCCAGCACCGCACATGGTGTCACTGCTGTGAAGCAATGCATGTTGCCTCCATCGGCTGGGTAAAGGATGGAGGTGTTGCAAGGAGCAGTTAAGTTGGAGTCAACCTTAACCTCAGCCAAACGAACAGCAGGAGCTGTGACTGCATCAACAAAGGCATGTCAAATGAAATTTATAATTGAAAGGTGATACTTGGATCCAACTGGATAATGCTAGTCATTATCAGATCCATCAAACACTTTTGACTGAGATTAATGAACTGGAGGGTTTTCACAACATCAATAAGGACTTAATAATAGCATAGCCTCCAAAAAACCGTAATGAAGAAAAAGAGACATTTCTTGAAGTATCAAGATGTAAGGTACAATAAGCACATATTatactatatatttttcatccTCCACTGGACACCTTTCCCAGATTTTACTATTTTCACAAGTGCCTTTCTTATGTAATTATTCTTTACCTCATTCTTTAAGGAGGCTAGCTTTTGCATCATGTATTACTCAACCAGAAACAGACACACAGATCTGAAAGCATGTAGTAGTAATTCAAACTGGGGTTTTCATCTTCAGGAACATGCAAATTATACATTGTATAGGAAAGACTGGATGGTATAAGTTATAACCTTGAAGGAAGGACTTACTTTCTGAAGGATTCACATCAGCGGATGTGTTACTTGGAGCATCAACCACCCAGTCATACGATTTGATATGCATGGTTCCAAAGAGAAGCTTACTGAAAACCGTCATGCCGGGGTGATTATGAAGTGGAATAACACCTGATGGTGGCAAGCAAAAGATCCCCATCTGCATTGATTGAAAAGATTTGAAAACCGCAACTAAAATAAAGTTCCTAGAGTAGAATGACTTTGTCTCAGTATGCGTGATGGCATCTCCGATAAAAGCTTACATACCGAGAATTTGTCACTCTCATAGAGGTGCAAGTATGTTATCGGTGGGGTTCTCCGAGCCACCTGCGTCTGGAAATACGGCATCTCAGGTTTAAGGCCAACATCCTCCGGTTTCATTTCATCTGCAAAAATGAAGTCAGGGTAGTAAGCATCAAGGACAAACCACAGCTTTATAGAAGGTTCATGTCAGTAATGCACAAGAATCCCTCACGTTAGTCGTCCTATAATACTATATTTTCAGTCATAGACTTCCAATTTCAAgacatcattaattaattagaaaagaCCACGAATATAATCCTGCCTTAATCAGGGACTGCTTTTTAGGCAAGAGAGGATGACACATCGTATAAGCGGCTGTCCCTTTTTGGGCCGAAAACTAAAGGAAAACATTATTTCCCAAAATCTGATTATAACTTTTAAAAGAAAGCCAAATAGACCACATTCCGTACgctacttaaaaataaagaactcAAAAGAAGTGGCAACGGAAACAAAATGAACCAATGTGGTCTCCAAATGCTCCGTTAAGAGGATGGAATTTCATGATCGTGCAAAAACTATAAATTGACGATAATTCGATTGAGGTTGTTTAATGCATGATCATGTCGCTCAAAGAGAAAATGGTATCGACCCTACTTAAACGCATTGATTGTCATAAATCATAAAACCAACATCTCCAGAAACAGCAAATACCACTCAAACATTGACATACTAATATATGATCATCAAAAGTCGGATACTGAACTTCTAATTCTCAACCGCTTTCAAGCCCAAGCTGCCAAGCATGTCAAAGTTTTAgatgaaaacagaaaacagtCAAATTTAAACCAACTCACAAAACTTGCGAATCAAAACTACCCTCAGAAACCATGGCACACCCTGCAAAGCTTCAATTCAATCAAATTTCAATCCCCTCATGCCCAACCATATGAATAGGTCACATTTGAACACAAAATTCAATTCAACCTTGTTGTATAAACAAGCAAAACTTACCCAAAACAGCTCGTAGCCGTTCGATATCTTCAGGAGGTGGCACAATCCCGGTCCCACCATTGGCAAACACTTGCTTGCAAGTCTCGAATAGCTTCTGAACCGGCGACATCCTCTTGTGCCGTCGCCGGCTCTTCCTGGGCTTGCTTCTCGAATTCGTGTCTGTCGCCTTGGGCAATTCACGTGACTCCTTATTACCCTTTCGATCAGCCCGAGTCGTTTCAATCCCCATTCAATCTCAAATTAACATAGGAAACTCAATATGGGCTCCCCCCCACCAAACCACCCAGAAAAATGCAGAATTACGATGTGGGTGTTGACCAAAACACAAATTGAGGAAATGGGTACTGCTCAAAGCTCAAAATTTTTATCTGGGTATAGACCTAAGGACCAAAATTTTCATGAAATGGGCGAGAAATAGGGAAAAcagaggagaaagagagaaagataggtACATATAGATACTACACAGTTTGGTATTCCTAGAACCGTATCGTACATGCAGGTGAGGTGTAAAAGCAGAACAGAGAATTGAGAATTGAGAATTGGAATCTCTGTTGATGAAGGAGACGGTGGGCGAGGATTGACGGGGATTATAAAGGGGGACAAGGGGTAGGGTTAGTTGAAAGGCAGAGGAAGAGTTGGTTTTAGAGGGAGTGAAAAAACCAGGGGCCATGCTTGGCTTTCCAGTGGGCTGTTCCAACAGCGGATTTTTATCCAGTCACACCTCCCCTTCCTTTggtcttctttatttttttgcccttctttattcattttttgtagTCTTCtaaataaggaaaattattttgtagtacaGGAATATTTTCCCTTGCTAATCTCAAACCTAACCACATGACTTGGGAAAATTCAATATCTGCCTCTatgttttcaaaatcttttcaaGTTTTCCTTCTAatgtttttcaccttttttctttctttcttttttactaaGAATTCCATAACTTAATGAGTTGAACCctaatttgtattatttggagAAAGGAAAGTACTACTAAACTACTACAACTTCATAAAGATCAAATTCACTAATGATTACTTTACATACACCCATATACATTACCTatcttcattttattatttcaatctCTCCACAAGAATAGTGAAAGAATTATATATCTTCTCCCCATTCGAATTTAGGATGATTTCTCTTTTAAGAAGTTGTATcatattttgttcttcttctacAAGGATCGAGTGTAATGTGATTGTCCATTTGCACGTGAGAGGACACTCAAAATTTGGATTGCTTGGGTTCCTATCTGAAAAGAATAAAGTCTAGATGTCCTCTCAAATGAAATTATAATGGACAACTTTAATATTGCACCCGATCcgaatccatatattataatagGAAGGAATATTAAGTGGCGTAAAAGTGTAAGTATTTTGTTTTGAGTATTCCTTCTATCAGGATATAATGTAAAACTCTATTTTACTGCTTTCAATAAATATTTGACACATTATGTGAAAATACAAAACtacaatagaaataaaaaagccgtatctttaattcaaatcaatcctacatatttttttcattcattataACCCTACGCCCACCAGAGTCTCCAAAGCCAACTAAGATTGGCTTTAGTGGttttgtcaagaaaaaaaaaattatttgatgtgaatgattatattattttttagtgtttcaagcTCATGAGTCTACTTCCTATTTAAGGGTGTAAAAGACCCAATTTACACCATTACCTAAttgaagttattattttttttaagcatgtcTATATTTCACTCTATCTACTATAGTGTGTTCAAATTTGGCATATGTTAAATTTATATTCAGCTTGACCAGATActattttgtattatattttttatgcattCAATGAATTA
This window of the Corylus avellana chromosome ca5, CavTom2PMs-1.0 genome carries:
- the LOC132182190 gene encoding serine carboxypeptidase-like 45, with the translated sequence MGIETTRADRKGNKESRELPKATDTNSRSKPRKSRRRHKRMSPVQKLFETCKQVFANGGTGIVPPPEDIERLRAVLDEMKPEDVGLKPEMPYFQTQVARRTPPITYLHLYESDKFSMGIFCLPPSGVIPLHNHPGMTVFSKLLFGTMHIKSYDWVVDAPSNTSADVNPSEKVITALPGQTTNVSFKQYSGYIITDAQHGRALFYYFIEAESADPLSRPLTLWLNGGPGCSSLGFGAFMEHGPFQPGDINGTLVKNEYSWNLESNMLYVESPIGVGFSYSNTSSDYLWNDTQTAQDNLRFIINWLEEFPNYKDSDLFLTGESYAGHYIPQLAALLMDYNKNPNIKPIKLKAIALGNPLLDLEISVLAGDYLWSRGAISDQTLMLEKTVCNDSKYLREYVHDHMSQGCNDVFNRVSEEISQEVEPDDLLLPQCLSSSTSAAEQFMPKGKHAKIHAAFAAVYTDGQVPRRGSSGDPCLEGRIFTYLNRPKVQKAIHANTTHLPFHWDFCKGRLIYQEDNLDMDLIPLVSDLIKAGIPIMLYSGDQDSKIPLTQTRIIANNLAKDLSLVPLTKYGTWYDKQQVAGWSQSFGGLKDGKNVTYLTYAVVRGAAHEVPFTSPSQALTLFRSFLSGAPLPRPNQ